Proteins from a genomic interval of Zonotrichia leucophrys gambelii isolate GWCS_2022_RI chromosome 5, RI_Zleu_2.0, whole genome shotgun sequence:
- the SIVA1 gene encoding apoptosis regulatory protein Siva isoform X4, producing MPKRSCPFGDAAPLQLKTRVGLRELSRGVRGEEYRREVFERTRRLLFRGAQAYMEGAAAAARAAEPGPAGEAQGEGSRWSGQLLIGHDGKLRRRPADRVPPLGASRACSSCVRAADVKEACAQCDRLVCQSCSRLCSCCNTVTCSLCSAVDYGDVGEQVLCSGCSVFQV from the exons ATGCCGAAGCGCTCCTGCCCCTTCGGGGACGCGGCCCCGCTGCAGCTGAAGACCCGCGTGGGGCTGCGGGAGCTGAGCCGCGGCGTGCGGGGCGAGGAGTACCGGCGGGAGGTGTTCG AGAGGACCCGGCGGCTGCTCTTCAGGGGTGCCCAGGCGTACATGGAAGGCGCGGCGGCCGCTGCCCGTGCCGCGGAGCCGGGGCCGGCCGGGGAGGCGCAGGGCGAGGGGTCCCGCTGGAGCGGGCAGCTCCTCATCGGCCACGACGGGAAACTGCGGCGGCGGCCCGCGGACAGGG TTCCGCCGCTGGGAGCGTCCAGAGCCTGCTCGTCGTGTGTGAGAGCGGCCGATGTGAAGGAGGCGTGTGCGCAGTGTGACCGGCTCgtctgccagagctgcagcaggctctgcagctgctgtaacACGGTCACCTGCTCCTTGTGCTCCGCTGTTGA ttATGGTGATGTGGGAGAGCAAGTTCTCTGCAGTGGTTGTTCAGTATTTCAAGTCTGA
- the SIVA1 gene encoding apoptosis regulatory protein Siva isoform X3 produces MPKRSCPFGDAAPLQLKTRVGLRELSRGVRGEEYRREVFERTRRLLFRGAQAYMEGAAAAARAAEPGPAGEAQGEGSRWSGQLLIGHDGKLRRRPADRAVPPLGASRACSSCVRAADVKEACAQCDRLVCQSCSRLCSCCNTVTCSLCSAVDYGDVGEQVLCSGCSVFQV; encoded by the exons ATGCCGAAGCGCTCCTGCCCCTTCGGGGACGCGGCCCCGCTGCAGCTGAAGACCCGCGTGGGGCTGCGGGAGCTGAGCCGCGGCGTGCGGGGCGAGGAGTACCGGCGGGAGGTGTTCG AGAGGACCCGGCGGCTGCTCTTCAGGGGTGCCCAGGCGTACATGGAAGGCGCGGCGGCCGCTGCCCGTGCCGCGGAGCCGGGGCCGGCCGGGGAGGCGCAGGGCGAGGGGTCCCGCTGGAGCGGGCAGCTCCTCATCGGCCACGACGGGAAACTGCGGCGGCGGCCCGCGGACAGGG CAGTTCCGCCGCTGGGAGCGTCCAGAGCCTGCTCGTCGTGTGTGAGAGCGGCCGATGTGAAGGAGGCGTGTGCGCAGTGTGACCGGCTCgtctgccagagctgcagcaggctctgcagctgctgtaacACGGTCACCTGCTCCTTGTGCTCCGCTGTTGA ttATGGTGATGTGGGAGAGCAAGTTCTCTGCAGTGGTTGTTCAGTATTTCAAGTCTGA